GCAGCAGCCTCTTCTTCGTGTCGTATTTCTTCTTCGAGGTACCGAGCAATCTGGCGCTGCAACGCTACGGCGCGCGCATCTGGATCGCGCGGATCATGATCACGTGGGGTCTGATCTCGGCTGCGACGGCACTGGTGAGCGGCCCGGCATCGTTCTATGCGCTGCGCTTCCTGCTGGGCGCGGCGGAGGCAGGGTTCTTTCCCGGCGTGCTGCTGTACCTCTCGTACTGGATTCCGGCAACGCATCGCGCGCGTATTGTGGCGACGTTCATGGTCGCGATTCCGGCGGCGAGCTTCATCGGCTCGCCCATCTCCGCCGTGCTGCTGCAGATGGACGGGTTTGCCGGCCTGCGCGGCTGGCATTGGCTGTTCATCCTCGAAGGCATTCCCACGGTGCTGCTGGGCATCGCCTGCTTGCGGGTGCTGACCAATCGGCCGGAGGAAGCCAAGTGGCTGTCGAACGAAGAGCGCCAGTGGCTCACAAATACGTTGGCCGGTGAAGCGCGCGGGCCGAAGAAAGTCGCGCAGATGCCGCTGTTTAAGCTGTTCTGCAATCGCTACGTGCTGTGCCTCGCGCTGGTGGACGTGTGCGCATCGGCCGCCGGCAGCACGCTGTCTGTGTGGCAGCCGCAGCTGCTGAAATCGTTCGGGTTGACCGTCATGCAGACGGGGCTGCTCAACTCGGTGCCGTATGCGGTGGCATCGGTGCTGATGGTAGTTTGGGGCCGCCGCTCGGACCGCCTCAAGGAGCGCCGCTGGCATACCGCCATTCCCATGCTGCTGATCGGCCTGGGCCTGTTTGGCACGTCGCTCAGCGGCTCTCTCGTGCCGACCATGGTGATGCTGTGCGCGGTGCTGGTCGGGGCCTATTCGTTCAAGGGGCCGTTCTGGGCGCTGGCCTCCGGCATGCTCTCGAACAGTGCAGCCGCTGCGGGGCTGGCCACTATCAACGCGATTGCCAACCTCATCGGCGGCGGCCTGATGGTGAACGTGTACGGCTGGGTCAAGCAGGCCACCGGCAGCTATGCGCTGGCATTGATGCCGCTGGCGTTGCTGACGCTGGTGAGCGTGACGACGTTGCTGCTGCTTAGTCGCGCGAAGCCGGAAGCGCAGGTGCTGAACAAGACGGAGACGGCCTGATCATGCGCGCATTCAGCAGAAGGCGGTTCCTGCAGATGGCGGGTGCCAGTGCCGTGGCGGCCGCTGTTCCGGGGCTTACCGAAGCGGAAGAGCTGTGGTCCAGCGGTAGCGCCACGCCGACATTCAAGCTGCCGGCCGGCGCCGTGGATTGCCACATGCACATCTACGATGACCGATTCCCCAGCGCCCCAGGCACCACGCTGCGTCCGCCCAACGCGAGCATCGAGCAGTACCGCAAGGTGCAGGCCCGTTTGGGCATGCAGCGCAACGTGGTGGTCACGCCGTCGACGTACGGAACGGACAACCGTTGTACGCTGGATGCGCTCAAGCGTCTCGGGCCGAATGCGCGCGGTGTTGCGGTGGTCGATACGTCCGTGACGCAGGCACAGCTTGCCGAAATGCACGCGGCCGGTGTGCGGGCCATCCGCTTCAACCTGAGCTATCCGGGCGCTACCACCGTCGACATGCTCGCGCCGCTGGCGTCCCGCATCGGCGCGCTTGGGTGGCACATCGAACTGGTTGTGCAAGGCGCCAAGCTGCCCGCACTGGAGTCGCATCTGCTTGCGCTGCCATGTCCGCTCGTCATCGACCACATCGCACATGTTCCGCAGCCCGGTGGCATGCAGTCCGACGCTATGCGTACCGCGCAGCGCCTGGTCGACAAGGGGAACACGTGGATCACGCTGTCCGGTCCATATGTCGATTCCAAGGCGGGCGCGCCTGCCTATGCAGACGTAGAGCCAGTGGCGAAGGCATTCATCGACATGGCGCCCGAGCGGATGCTGTGGGGCACCGACTGGCCGCATCCGACCGAGAAGGCGCACAAGCCGGACGATGCCACGCTGGTAGATACGTTTGCCACGTGGATCGACCGTGCGGATTGGCAGCAGATGATCTTTGTGACGAATCCGGTCAAGCTTTACGGCTTTTGAGAACAAGAACTCAATGCGATTCCAGCGAGGTGCTCGCCGCGCTCGACGCCCTGGGCGTATTTGCCATCCTGGAGGTGCGGGACGCGGCGCTGCGCAAGTTGATCACACACTGGCAGAAGGAGCGCGCCGCGTGCGCCGGCAAGAGCGCCTGAGCGCATAACCAAAGACAAAAACGGTCGTTCGCGTCCTGAACGGCACCCCCTATGCTCGCCGGAGATCAATCCTCCGGAGACGCGACGATGACGCAGCAATCGCTCACCACGGCCCCTGCCTGGAAGCTCGACACGGTAGCCGTCCACGGCGGCTACAGCGCCGACCCCACCACGCGCGCGGTGGCCGTGCCGATCTATCAGACCGTCGCGTTCGCGTTTGACGACACGCAGCACGGCGCCGATCTGTTCGACCTGAAGGTGCCGGGCAACATCTACTCCCGCATCATGAACCCGACCAACGATGTGCTGGAGAAGCGCATCGCTGCGCTCGAAGGCGGCATCGGCGCGCTGGCGCTGGCGTCGGGCCAGGCGGCCGTCACATATGCGATCCAGACCATTGCGGAAGCGGGCGACAACATCGTCTCGGCCAGCACGTTGTACGGTGGCACCTACAACCTCTTTGCGCACACGCTGCCGCTGTCGGGCATCACCACGCGGTTTGCCGATCCGCGCGACCCCGCTTCATTCGAAGCGCTGATTGACGATCGCACCAAGGCCATCTTTGCCGAGACCGTCGGCAACCCGCTCGGCAACATCACCGACATTGCCGCGCTGGCCGAGATCGCGCACCGCCACGGCGTGCCGCTCATCGTCGATAACACCGTTCCCACACCGTACCTGACGCGGCCCTTCGAGCACGGCGCCGACATCGTCGTCCATTCGCTGACGAAGTACCTGGGCGGCCACGGCACGAGCCTGGGCGGCGCGATCGTCGATTCGGGCAAGTTTCCGTGGGCCAAGCACAAGGCGCGCTTCAAGCGGCTGAACGAGCCGGACGTCAGCTACCACGGTGTCGTCTATACGGAAGCGCTGGGCGACGCGGCGTATATCGGCCGCGCCCGCGTGGTGCCGCTGCGCAATACCGGGGCGGCGCTGTCGCCGTTCAACGCGTTCCTGATCCTGCAGGGCATCGAAACGCTGGGCCTGCGCATCGACCGCATCACGCAGAACGCCGCGCAGATCGCCCGGCATCTGCGGGGCCACGCCAAGGTGGAGTGGGTCAGCCACGCCAGCCTGGACGATCACCCCGACCACGCGCTCGTGCGCAAGTATCTGTCAGGCAAGGCGCCAGGGTTGCTCACGTTTGGGGTGAAGGGCGGTTTTGCTGCCGGGGCGCGTTTTCAGGATGCACTGCAGTTGTTCACGCGGCTGGTGAACATTGGCGACGCCAAGTCGCTCGCAACCCATCCGGCATCGACCACGCATCGGCAGCTGTCTGAAGCCGAGCTTGCCAAGGCTGGCGTGCGGCAGGAGACGATCCGGCTGTCGATCGGCATCGAGCACATCGATGATCTGCTGGCCGATCTGGATCAGGCGCTGGCGCAGGCTTGATGCCAGGGGCGCGGTCAGGCATTCACTGCCGGCCGCGCACCCACCGAAACACCACCGCCAGCACCACCAAAAATGGCACCCCCACCACCAGCGTCATCCGAAAATCGGGCATCCACGCGGTGCTGACGATGATGACCGCCATGGCGATCGCGCCAAGCGTGGTCAGTACCGGAAAACCCCACATGCGAAAGCGCAGTGCGCGGCCTTCGCGCTGCGCCGTGCGCCGGAAGCGCGCGTGCGTGACAAAGATGACGAGCCACGTAAACAGCGCACCGAACATCGCTAGCGACATCATCAACAGGAACGATTGCCCGGGCAGCACCACGCTCAGCACGGCCGCCAATGCTGCACCGGAACTGGACACCGCCAGCGCGCGCAGCGGCACGCCGCGTTGGCTCACCGCGCCCAACGCCTTGGGCGCCTGCCCGCCCCGCGCGAGGCTGAACAGCATGCGCGTCGATACATACAGTTGCGCGTTCATCGACGACAGCGCGGCCGTCAGCACCACGAAGTTCATCACGCCCGCGCCACCGGCGATACCGAGGATTTCCATCACCCGCACGAAGGGGCTCTTGCCCGTGCCGGCCTGCTGCCAAGGCACGACGGCGAGCATCAGTGCCAACGTGCAGAGGTAGAAGAACACCAGCCGGAACAGCGTTGAACGGAATGCGCTGGCGGCGGCAGCTTCCGGCTCGCGCGCCTCGCCGGCGGCCACGGCAATCAGCTCGATGCCGAAGAAGCTGAAGATGCTGACCACCGCGCCGAACCACACGCCATTCCATCCGTGCGGCAGAAAGCCGCCCGCGCTCACGTAGTTGTGAAAGCCGATCGGGCCGTCATCGGGTGCGCGATGGATGGCGTAGCTCGCCACCGCCAGGAACGCGACGATGGCCACCACCTTGATCATCGAGCACCAATATTCGGCCACGCCAAACACCTCGACGCTGCTTGCATTGATCCACACCAGCACGGCCGAAAACCCGACGATCCACACCCACGCCGGCACACCCGGAAACCAGTACCCCATGTAAACCGCCACCGCGGTCACTTCGGCGCCGATCACGAAGACCACTGCCGCCCAGTACGCATAGCGCACGAGGAAACCGGCAAGCGGGCTCACGTAGTGCTCGGCATACGCGCCGAACGAACCGGTAGTGGGATGGGCGACAACCATCTCGGCCAGGCACCCCATGAGCAGCAGGGCGATGAACGCCCCGATGGCGTAGCTGGCGATCACGCCCGGGCCGGCCAACTGAATGGCCGCCCCGCTGCCCAGGAACAGGCCGGTGCCGATCGCACTGCCGATGGCGATCATGGTGAGTTGCGCAGAAGAGAGGCGGTGCTGCAGGCCGCCTTCGCGTGCGGCCAGCGCTTCGAAGCTGCCGGTGGCCTTGGTCATGGTGTTGTCCTGGCTTGGGAAAAGGCCGGGATGATACGCCTTCCATGCAAGACGCCCCGCGCGGAGGCGGGGGCGTCTTGTGCAACGGGGCGGTACTGATCAGCGCGCCACGGGCTTGGCGTACTGGATCGGAACGTCTACCCGCGCCTGCGACAGCGTCTTCTTGAGTTGCGCACGCGCGTTCACGGCATCCCGCCACGCCGCAAATTGATGCTCGCGCGGCAGCGCAGACGTATCGAAGTGGGAATGCGGAGGTTTGCTCACGGCGGTTTCCTGAAAGCCCCGCGCATTGTGCAGAAGCGGTGGCCGATGATGGCATGCCCCCAAAGTGGGGTGCCCGACGGGTGTTGGCTAGACGACAGCCAGCTTGGGCCGCTCCTGCCTGGGCAGGACCACGTTGCGGCCGGCGGCCTTGGCTTCATACAGCCGTCCGTCGGCCAGCCGAACGAGGTCTTCCAGCGTGTCGTCTTCGGCGGCCACGCCCGAATGCACGGCCACGCCGATGCTCACCGTCAGCTTGCCGTATGCGCTTCCCGCGTTGGGCTCGTCAGCGGCCAAGACAGCGGCCCGAATGGCTTCAGCCACGCGCACGGCGCCGCTGAGGTCCGTATTGGGGAGCACGGCGCAGAACTCCTCGCCGCCGTAGCGGCCGGCAAAGTCGCCGGGGCGCTTGATGCTGTCGTTGATGCAGCGTGCCACCGTGCGCAGGGCGGTGTCGCCGGCGGCGTGGCCGTACCTGTCGTTGTAGGGTTTGAAGTCGTCAACGTCGATCATCAGCACCGCCATCGGGGTGTGATGCCGATTGGCGCGGCGCCACTCCACGTCGAGGGCGGAATCCAAGGCGCGGCGCGTGCCAAGTCCGGTCAGGCTGTCGGTATTGGCCAGCAGATGCAATTGCTGCTCCATCTCGAGCCGCTTGCGCAGCTGCTGCGCAAAGAGGAATGACAGCACGATGAACACCGCGTCAAGCATCAGCACGATGCCGCTGATCACCCACGCGCGCCGCCACCATTCAGCGTAGATGTCTTCGGTGGCAAGGCCAACGGTGACGATCAGCGGGTGGTCGCCGATATGGCGGAAGCTGAACAGCCTCTCGATACCGTCAATGCCCGCGATGTCCACATACGAGCCTTCTGGTGCGAGCAGCCGCTTCTGGAACGCGGTGGCATCGGCCAGGTTGCGGCCGATGAGCTTTTCGTTGTACGGGCGCCGCATGAGCAGCGTGCCGTCGGTGCGGATCAGCGTGACGGTGGCGTGGGGCCCCAGGTTGATGCCATCGAACAGCCGCCGAAAGTAGTTCAGCCGCAGCGTACCGACCACGATGCCGTTGAATTCGCCGTGCGGGCCGTTCAGGCGCCGGCTGAGTCCCAGCGATCGCTCGAGGCCGTTCGCGCGAGGGATGAACGGCTCGCTGATATACAGCCCGACGTCGTCGGAGGCTTGATGTACTAGGAAATAATCGCGGTCACCGAGGTAAATGTGCCGGGGCGGCACCGAGTGCGAATCGATGACCACGTCGCCGGCCTTGTCGGTCACCAGCAGCGAGCCCAGGTCCTGCGCATTGGTCGAACGGTCGAACAGCACGAGCTGGCGAACGTTGGGCGGCAGCGCCAGCATGGCGGGGTCGCGTACGCCGTCGATCACGGCCTGCAGCGAGAGGTCGTACACCTCGATGTTCCGGGCGATGTCGCGCTGCAGGATCAGCGCGAGGTTGTCGGCGGCATCGCGCGCGCGGGCCAGTGCGTCCGAGCGCATTTCCCAGAGCGAGAGCGCGGTCAGCGCGGCCAGCACCAGCGACAGCGCCGACGCGCCGATGATCAGCAGAGAAGGCCGCCGCAGGAGTGCACCAGTGGCGCGCTGTAAAGGCATGCGCAGAATTGTGAAAATATTGAAAACGATCGCTTCAATGGTGTACCGGACTCCTCCTTCCTACGCAATACTGTCTAAGACTTCGTCAGCATAGAAAACGTTTGCGGGTATCCATTCGATCCCGTTTGTGCAACGCTTTCTGGGGCGGCTGGCGCACGGTTTGCTGAGCATCGGCTGAGTGCCGCGCCCGTGGCGCCGAACCCACCGCCGGTCCGACATATGCCCATGCTGTCCTCCATGTCATCCTGTTAAGCCGGCTTTGCCTATTCTGGGTAAGCATCCTTGGAGAACGCCATGCCAGAGCCAGACGATCGCGCCTCACCCACCCCGGCGCCCGCCAACCCCCATCCGCCCGTGGCCGATACGCATGAGGAAGCCCTGCTCGACGAGGGCCTTGAGGAAACCTTTCCTGCGAGCGACCCGGTTTCCGTCGACGCCGGCAAGCCCGATGTGCCGCCCAAGGCGCCGGGGAGCGCGCCCAAACCGTAAAATGCGGACTGCGTGTCAACGAATCGGCTGCTTCAGCCGTATTACGTAGGCCGCAAACAACGTGCGAATCCAGCACACGGGCCGTCTGAAGCGCGGGTCGAGAGAAAACCGGCGCGCGCGACAAGCCCGTGCCGGTAGGCCAGGCTCCAATCAAGACGTCGATACCGTGCGGAGCGTGGTCTTCGGCGGTTTGTCTTGCCGCGCTCTCCCACTTCTTCGGGTCCGGATTCGCATATCGCTTCGACCCGGCACTCCGCCAAGCCAGCAGGATTTCGTTTTTCACCATGCCTGACGCCGCGTCCAACGACGCCAGTCCAACATCGCGCCGATCTTCGGCCCGCCCCCCGCCTGCCGCGCCCGCCACGCCCGTGCGATCCAAATCGGGCCTAGGCCTCGCCGGCTGGATCGTGATCGGTGTGGTGCTCGTGCTGGGCGCGCTGGTTTTCGACAGCCTGTATGCGCTGCTCGATCACGTGCACTACGCCGATATGGTCGCCGCGCTGCAGGCCACGCCGCGCTCGCACCTGTTGCTCGCCGTGCTGGCCACGGGGCTGAGTTACGTCGCCCTGACCGGCTACGACGCGTCCGGCCTGCGCTATGCCGGCGCGCACGTTGCCCCCGCCACGGTCGCCACCACTTCGTTCATCGCTTACGCGCTGGGCAACACCATCGGCCTCGGTTCGTTGACAGCCGGGGCGGTGCGCACGCGCCTGTACGCGGCGGCCGGGGTCGACGCCGCCCGCGTGACGGAGGCGGTTGCGTTTGATGCCGGGGCGCTCGGCGTGCCCACCACCGCCTTTGGCGCAGTCGGGCTGCTCTGGGGCGCGCCGCACATCGCCGCCATTACGCATCTGCCGGTGGCATTGCTCGAAGTGGTGGCCTTGCTGGTGCTGGCGGGCGTCGTTGCGTTGCTGCTGCTGTGCATGCGCCAGCGCCATGTGATGCTCTTCGGCCGCTGGGAGATCCGCCTGCCGCCGCCCGGGTTGGCCGCGCGTCAGTTTGCGATTTCAGCGGCGGACATGATTGCGGCCGCGGCGGCGCTGTGGGTGCTGATGCCGGCAGGCGCGGTCGACCTGCCGACGTTTGTGGCGTTCTATGCGCTGGCGGTCACGCTGGGCGTGCTGAGCCAGAGCCCGGGGGGCCTGGGTGTGTTCGAGGCCGTCATCCTGCTTGGCTGCAGCGGCCAGGCGCCGCCGGCCGAGGTGCTGGCCGCGCTGCTGTTCTACCGCGTCATCTATTTCTTGCTGCCGCTTGTCGTGGCTGCGGCCATGCTCGGCGCGTTCG
Above is a genomic segment from Ralstonia pickettii containing:
- a CDS encoding amino acid permease translates to MTKATGSFEALAAREGGLQHRLSSAQLTMIAIGSAIGTGLFLGSGAAIQLAGPGVIASYAIGAFIALLLMGCLAEMVVAHPTTGSFGAYAEHYVSPLAGFLVRYAYWAAVVFVIGAEVTAVAVYMGYWFPGVPAWVWIVGFSAVLVWINASSVEVFGVAEYWCSMIKVVAIVAFLAVASYAIHRAPDDGPIGFHNYVSAGGFLPHGWNGVWFGAVVSIFSFFGIELIAVAAGEAREPEAAAASAFRSTLFRLVFFYLCTLALMLAVVPWQQAGTGKSPFVRVMEILGIAGGAGVMNFVVLTAALSSMNAQLYVSTRMLFSLARGGQAPKALGAVSQRGVPLRALAVSSSGAALAAVLSVVLPGQSFLLMMSLAMFGALFTWLVIFVTHARFRRTAQREGRALRFRMWGFPVLTTLGAIAMAVIIVSTAWMPDFRMTLVVGVPFLVVLAVVFRWVRGRQ
- a CDS encoding MFS transporter, whose protein sequence is MQVTGSTGVTEIEQRTLRKVVWRLVPFLMLCYLLAFIDRGNVGMASLQMNHDLGLTARVFGFGSSLFFVSYFFFEVPSNLALQRYGARIWIARIMITWGLISAATALVSGPASFYALRFLLGAAEAGFFPGVLLYLSYWIPATHRARIVATFMVAIPAASFIGSPISAVLLQMDGFAGLRGWHWLFILEGIPTVLLGIACLRVLTNRPEEAKWLSNEERQWLTNTLAGEARGPKKVAQMPLFKLFCNRYVLCLALVDVCASAAGSTLSVWQPQLLKSFGLTVMQTGLLNSVPYAVASVLMVVWGRRSDRLKERRWHTAIPMLLIGLGLFGTSLSGSLVPTMVMLCAVLVGAYSFKGPFWALASGMLSNSAAAAGLATINAIANLIGGGLMVNVYGWVKQATGSYALALMPLALLTLVSVTTLLLLSRAKPEAQVLNKTETA
- a CDS encoding amidohydrolase family protein, whose amino-acid sequence is MRAFSRRRFLQMAGASAVAAAVPGLTEAEELWSSGSATPTFKLPAGAVDCHMHIYDDRFPSAPGTTLRPPNASIEQYRKVQARLGMQRNVVVTPSTYGTDNRCTLDALKRLGPNARGVAVVDTSVTQAQLAEMHAAGVRAIRFNLSYPGATTVDMLAPLASRIGALGWHIELVVQGAKLPALESHLLALPCPLVIDHIAHVPQPGGMQSDAMRTAQRLVDKGNTWITLSGPYVDSKAGAPAYADVEPVAKAFIDMAPERMLWGTDWPHPTEKAHKPDDATLVDTFATWIDRADWQQMIFVTNPVKLYGF
- a CDS encoding sensor domain-containing diguanylate cyclase; its protein translation is MPLQRATGALLRRPSLLIIGASALSLVLAALTALSLWEMRSDALARARDAADNLALILQRDIARNIEVYDLSLQAVIDGVRDPAMLALPPNVRQLVLFDRSTNAQDLGSLLVTDKAGDVVIDSHSVPPRHIYLGDRDYFLVHQASDDVGLYISEPFIPRANGLERSLGLSRRLNGPHGEFNGIVVGTLRLNYFRRLFDGINLGPHATVTLIRTDGTLLMRRPYNEKLIGRNLADATAFQKRLLAPEGSYVDIAGIDGIERLFSFRHIGDHPLIVTVGLATEDIYAEWWRRAWVISGIVLMLDAVFIVLSFLFAQQLRKRLEMEQQLHLLANTDSLTGLGTRRALDSALDVEWRRANRHHTPMAVLMIDVDDFKPYNDRYGHAAGDTALRTVARCINDSIKRPGDFAGRYGGEEFCAVLPNTDLSGAVRVAEAIRAAVLAADEPNAGSAYGKLTVSIGVAVHSGVAAEDDTLEDLVRLADGRLYEAKAAGRNVVLPRQERPKLAVV
- a CDS encoding O-acetylhomoserine aminocarboxypropyltransferase/cysteine synthase family protein encodes the protein MTQQSLTTAPAWKLDTVAVHGGYSADPTTRAVAVPIYQTVAFAFDDTQHGADLFDLKVPGNIYSRIMNPTNDVLEKRIAALEGGIGALALASGQAAVTYAIQTIAEAGDNIVSASTLYGGTYNLFAHTLPLSGITTRFADPRDPASFEALIDDRTKAIFAETVGNPLGNITDIAALAEIAHRHGVPLIVDNTVPTPYLTRPFEHGADIVVHSLTKYLGGHGTSLGGAIVDSGKFPWAKHKARFKRLNEPDVSYHGVVYTEALGDAAYIGRARVVPLRNTGAALSPFNAFLILQGIETLGLRIDRITQNAAQIARHLRGHAKVEWVSHASLDDHPDHALVRKYLSGKAPGLLTFGVKGGFAAGARFQDALQLFTRLVNIGDAKSLATHPASTTHRQLSEAELAKAGVRQETIRLSIGIEHIDDLLADLDQALAQA